A single Drosophila miranda strain MSH22 chromosome XR, D.miranda_PacBio2.1, whole genome shotgun sequence DNA region contains:
- the LOC117186581 gene encoding uncharacterized protein LOC117186581 has product MWADVEAEHKNCFAFVAEEGPQAEADLQSKFDDCFTVYEQCVADLTDQLQQPAVRPSAQPDFHGGCRLPPCDIEVFAWDYVRWPTFRDLSTAIYVQNPRLSPVEKLYHLTIKTSGDPKAIVGKSPLTNDGFEAAWNALRDRYENNRLLVTNQINILFSLASIGSESSRALKELLSTIQGVLTALAHSKVSTENWDSLLVTICASKLPRLTRALWEDSVTTKK; this is encoded by the coding sequence ATGTGGGCCGATGTTGAGGCAGAGCATAAGAACTGTTTCGCATTTGTGGCTGAAGAGGGTCCGCAGGCTGAAGCGGACCTTCAATCCAAATTCGATGACTGCTTTACAGTGTACGAACAGTGCGTTGCTGATCTCACTGATCAGCTCCAACAACCAGCAGTCCGTCCTTCCGCACAGCCAGATTTTCACGGCGGCTGCAGACTCCCCCCATGCGACATAGAAGTATTCGCTTGGGACTACGTCCGCTGGCCTACGTTCCGAGACCTTTCTACTGCGATCTATGTACAAAATCCCAGGCTGTCTCCCGTGGAGAAGTTGTACCATCTCACCATTAAGACTAGTGGTGATCCGAAGGCCATAGTGGGAAAGTCTCCACTCACCAATGACGGTTTCGAGGCGGCGTGGAATGCCCTTCGTGACCGGTACGAGAACAACAGGCTCCTTGTGACCAACCAGATAAACATTCTCTTTTCGTTGGCTTCCATCGGTTCCGAGTCAAGTCGTGCTCTAAAGGAGCTTCTCAGCACGATCCAAGGGGTCTTAACCGCACTGGCCCACTCCAAGGTCTCAACCGAAAATTGGGACAGCTTGCTGGTGACCATTTGCGCCTCCAAATTACCGAGGTTGACACGGGCTTTGTGGGAAGATTCCGTCACCACAAAGAAATAG